In the Desulfosporosinus acidiphilus SJ4 genome, TTTTCGCCAATCAAACGCGCAGGAATCACCCGGGTATTATTAAGTACCAGTACATCCCCTGCATCTAAAAGAGCAAGGAGATCGCGAAAGGAATGATGCTCTAGGGAACCGCTCTGCCGGTCCACAACCATTAAACGCGAGGCATCCCGCGGCTCTACCGGATGTTGAGCAATTAACTCCTCCGGCAAATCAAAATCGAACTCCGAAACATTCACGCTATCTTCTCCTTAAATCATGGCCTTAAGCACCATTTCCATCAGCTGTTGCAATCGACACATTACTATAGTAGAAATGCAAAATATCTGCGTAGCTATATCCCAACTGCGCCATATGATAGGCTCCCCATTGAGACATCCCTGCGCCGTGACCCCAGCCTCTTCCTTCAAAGATAAAAACACCGTAGGGCTGAGGAACCGGACTAACCCCTAAAGAAGAACTGACGATCTTGGAAAGACGCGGTCCTGAATTGGCCGGGTATCGCTCCGAAGAATCTCTAAGCCTTCCGTAATCTAAAACCCCCAGCAAGGGGGGCACACCCCGAAAGTTAGCTTCTATTTCGCTTGTGGGAAAATTATAGGTCTTAAATAATGTCCCCAAAAAAGCATTCGCTTGTATTTCTTGGCCAAAAGGATAAAAAGCCTGAACAAATTTTCGGCCCGAGATGGATAAAGAGTTGCCAAAGCTATCCGTTAGTATGACGTTTTTAACCCGACCGGAAACAAATTTATCAAGTTTCACCTTTTTAATCGGTCCTAAGCCAAAAGCGGAACCCAACTGCGGCGCAGAAACAACAAAATGCCAGCGGCCCGCTGCTCCTCCAATTTCGTCAGAAAATGGATCAGGATGGGCTACATTGTGAATATCGGAATTTCCCCATACATTCTTAGCATCTTCAGAATATCCTCCGCTATGGGCAGAATACAAGGCTTCAATGGGTTCACCGCTTTGCCCGTCAACCAGGATCTTCCCCCGCGTCGCCTCAACGGCGGCAGAGGCTTCTCCTTCTACATTCATACCGGCATAAGCCTGGTCAATATCCGGAGAATCCGTGATAGTTTCACGATGCTGAGTCTGCTTCATAAGATAAGTCCTCGCCGCCACAGCCTGTGCTTTTAATGCCTCCAGACCGTACTTAGCCCATGAATTACTCATCTCAATGGGCACAACACCCTTTAGATAGTCTTCACTGTCCAGTTGATTCATCAATTGCCAGTGATCCCTTTGCCAATCCATGGTCAGTTTGCCGCGATAGACTGCCTTCTTACCATCCGGCGTTCTAACCCGGAGACTGCCGTTCTCTTCACCCTTGATCTCCAGCCGAGTTCCTTTTAAGGTTTGAAAATCTCCCTGGTTAATCCTCAAAATCGGACTCCACCCTCCCCAGCCAATTTGGAGAGTAGAATCTTGAGGGAAATTTATCGTCTTATCATCACAAACTAATTGATAGGACCCTTCTCTAACTTGAATTTCAACCCATCCGGCTTGTCCGAACTTCCAGACTAGTTTAACTGAAATTTCCTTGGCTTGGCACGTTTGGGCCTGAATCGCCATGAGCCCAAAAACAATTAACAATAAAAAAGGCCAGCGCCGAACACTCCAGAGCATGACATCACACACCTTCTGTGTTCAGATTACCCCATTTTTCCTGCTTATATGCCTGGGCGGCCCTCTTCAGCCATGAATTTTTGCGGCAGAGCATAGCCGAAGTGTTGATAGGCCCTTGCCGTTGCCATTCGCCCCCGGGGGGTACGTTGTAAGAAACCCATCTGCAGGAGAAAGGGCTCTACGACATCCTCCAAGGTCTCAGACTCTTCTCCTATGGTAGATGCTAAAGTGTCCAAGCCGACGGGCCCTCCGGCAAATGTTTCAATTATGGTTCTTAATGTTTTTTGGTCGATATTATCCAACCCTACCGGATCAACTTCTAAGCGATTGAGGGCGTCCCGGGCAATGGTCTGTGTTACAATCCCATCTCCCCACACCAAGGCAAAATCTCTGACCCGCTTTAACAATCGATTTCCTACTCGGGGAGTACCACGCGAACGACGGGCAATTTCATCGGCACCCTCATCGGTTATTTCTAACTTTAAGATGCTTGCTGCCCTCAGAATGATGTTTTTTAAGTCATCAACTTCATAAAATTCGAGTCTGCTGATAACACCAAAACGATCCCGCAAGGGCGAGGTTAACTGACCGGCACGGGTTGTAGCCCCCACCAATGTAAAAGGCGGTAAGGAGAGGCGAATCGAGCGGGCACTGGGGCCTTTCCCGATCACAATATCTAAACAACCATCCTCCATAGCAGAGTAGAGGATTTCTTCTGTCGAACTATTTAAGCGATGAATCTCATCAATAAACAAGACATCCCGCGGTTCCAACGCTGTTAAAATAGCCGCCAAGTCGCCGGGCCGCTCAATGGCAGGTCCGGAAGTCGTCCGGATACTCACACCCATTTCCGAGGCGATGATATTAGCCAAAGTCGTCTTGCCCAAACCGGGAGGACCATATAATAAGACGTGGTCTAAAGCTTCCCCCCGGGTCGATGCAGCCTGGATAAAAATACTGAGATTATCTTTAACTTTTTTTTGCCCGATATATTCCTTCATTCGATTGGGGCGCAAAGCTTCCCCTTCTTGATCTGAAAGTTGTTCTTGCGGAGCTACCAAACGCTCTTCGATTTTTTGCCCCTCCTCTCATCCGATATAAAGGATCAACCTCCCGCCAGCTTGCGCAAGGCTTTTTTCACTTGCTCCTCCGTGGGTAAATCTCCTCCGTCTTTTCCGGCGTGACCCAGGGCCCGTCTGGCTTCCTCCAGGCCGAAGCCAAGAGCCAGCAAGGTTTGAAGGGCATCGGAATGCTGGGTCGGATTCAAATCAGCCATGGTTGTTTCCTGATTATTTGAAACTAAGGAGAGTCCTTTAAACTTCTCTTTAAGTTCTAAAATTAAGCGTTGGGCAATTTTCTTTCCTATCCCTGGAACCTTTGTTAAGAGATTAAGATTTTCACTAACGATAGCACTTTCTATCTGTGCTGCTCCAAAGGTGGACAATAACGATATGGCGGCCTTGGGACCAATGCCCGAAACACCCAGCATCTCTAAAAATAGTTGTTTTTCCCCCAGGGACATGAATCCATAAAGAGATAAATCATCCTCACGCATCACCACATGAGTATAAAGAACAAGTTTCTGACCCGGAAAAACCTTGGCTAAAAGACCGCTTGGTACCGTCAGCAAATAGCCAGTTCCCTGGACATCCAGCACTAAACGTTCCGCTTGGATTTCCCAAACTGTCCCGCGCAACATTCCTATCATCGGAAATCCTCCATTCTCCGTTCTAAGGCGAAGCTGTGGGCATGGCAAATCGCTATAGCTAAAGCATCAGCCGTATCATCGGGCTTAGGAATCTTGTCCAGACCTAATAATCCCTTCACCATTTGCTGAACTTGCTGTTTCTCAGCTCTTCCATAGCCTACAACCGATTGTTTCACTTGCAGGGGAGTATATTCATAGATGGGAATGCTCTGTTGTGCCCCCGCTAACAAGATAATCCCCCGGGCCTGCCCTACAGATATGGCGGTGGTAGTATTGCGGTTGAAAAAGAGCTCCTCAACGGCAATATGATCAGGGTGATGTTCCCTTAGAAAAGGACAGATTTGATTGTAAAGTATCAGTAAACGTTCTGCCAAAGGTGTATGAGCAGACGTGCGCCAACATGAATAATTCAGTGCCCTCAGGCGATTTCCTTTTTGTTCAATGAGGCCATAACCCATAATTGCAGTTCCCGGATCAATCCCTAAAATAATCATCTGCGTCTTCCTTTCTGCATTAAATTTCGACAGAAGACGTAGGATTCCTTTTCGGCTTAAGATAAAGGTTTACTCTTGCCAAAAGTCTTCATTGGCTGTATCGATAAATGACTGAACTTCATCCAAGGAATGAAATTCAACGGTAGGTGCCATATCCAGCATAGCCTTTGGCCAAGTTTTCACGTCCAGACCGGTAATGATGACCTTACCCTTGGTTCCAGGTTTTCCCTCCAGAACAGTAAGTACATCGTTAGTAAGGCTAAAATGATATTCGCCCTCTCCAAGAGCGCTTGTTGATACGGAAGTACTATCTTTAAGATAGCTTTTATTAGAAGCAAACTTCTTATCATAAAGCCATGACGTTGCAAACGGTACAATGCCCCCGATTGCCAAACCCAGAATAAGTACCAAACTCATAGTTTTCCAGCGAGACATAAGTAAAAACCCTCCCGACATTGCCTTTTTACTCTAGTCTTGCCAGGAGGGCATAATTTAATCGTTATAGTGTATTATAAAATTATCTAAAACTCTTGATCTGCCAGTTCCTCAGATAATTCAAAATTAGAATACACCCCTTGGGTATCGTCATGATCTTCCAGGGTCTCCATTAAATGAACAAGTTTGCGAGCTTGTTCAGCATCGGTAATTTCGATGGTATTTTGGGCAACCGGGCTGAGCACCGATTCACTGACAACGATGTTCTGCTCCTCAAACGCCTTGCTTACACCTTCCATAGCTTCCGGTGAAGTGTAAATCACAAACTCCTCCGCATCCGCTTCTAAATCGTCTGCCCCTGCTTCCAAGGCGATCATCATTAAATCATCCTCAGACAACTTAAGTCCATCACGGGGAATCGTCAACTGACCCTTGTCCTGGAACATCCATCCAACACACCCGGTTTCACCCATATTTCCGCCATTTTTGGAGAAAATATGACGCACCTCACCCGCTGTTCGATTACGATTGTCCGTCAGAATATCAATCATGACTGCGACCCCGCCGGGACCGTAACCTTCATAACGCAATTCTTCATAAGTTGACCCTTCGGCGCCCCCGGTTCCCTTCTGAATAGCCCTTTGAATATTTTCATTGGGTACATTATTTGCTTTAGCATTTTCTATGGCAATTTTTAAACGAAAATTATTAACGTCCCCGCCACAAGCTCGAGAAGCTACGACGATTTCTCGTCCAAGTTTAGTAAAGATTTTTCCCTTTTGGGCATCTGCTTTGCCTTTTTTATGCTTAATGTTTGCCCATTTTGAATGTCCCGACATACATGTTCCTCCTTATGCTAGTCCGCTTAATAGTTTAGCATAGGGCAAATTCCCTTGTAAAGACCTTAATCTTCCGAATAATGACGATGGTTTGAGATTTTCTCAAGACTAGCTGCGATTGGCAAAAAGTTCGGTGCTTAAATACCGCTCTCCGGTATCGGGAGCAACAACGACGACGTTTTTGCCTTCACCTAAATCACTTGCGGCTTGAAGCGCTGCACTTACGGCGGCTCCGGAGGAAATACCCACTAACATCCCCTCGACCCGGGCAAGTTTTCGCGCCGTCTCTAAAGCATCATCATTCTGAACAGTAACAATCTGATCAAGAATTGTTGTATTCAGAACCTTGGGCACAAATCCGGCGCCGATTCCTTGTATTTTATGAGGTCCGGCTTTTCCCCCGGAGATCACCGGCGAGGACGCAGGTTCTACGCCAATAATTTTCAGCTTGGGCAGATGTTCCTTTAAGACCTCGCCAACTCCTGTGATCGTCCCGCCGGTGCCAATACCGGCTACAAAAGCATCAATCGGGTTGAGTTGATCTAAAAGCTCTAAAGCAGTACTTTTACGATGGGCTTCCGGATTTGCCGGATTTTCAAATTGCTGCGGCATAAAATAACCAGAGTTTTCCCTTACAAGCCGCTTAGCTTCTTCAATGGCGCCGTTCATGCCTGCCGGCCCCGGAGTCAGTACAAATTCTGCGCCATAAGCCGCCATTAGCAATCGTCGCTCAATACTCATCGTTTCAGGCATGACTACAATCAGGCGATAGCCGCGTGCAGCAGCAATCATGGCTAAGCCAATCCCAGTGTTTCCGCTGGTCGGTTCCACGATGGTCCCACCGGGACGAAGGGTACCTCGTGCTTCGGCATCCTTGATCATGCCCAAGGCAATCCGGTCTTTAATGCTCCCTCCGGGATTAAAGGCTTCCATCTTAACATAAATATTTGCCATTCCCGGTTTTACTATTCTTTGTAACCTTACTAAAGGCGTTTGGCCAATCAAATCCATAATCGAATCTACAACTCGCATTTTAAATCCCCCAATTCATATCAAATTACTGTGTTTTAATGGTACCAATCATATGGTTGTTTGTCAAGTCAAGAAGTAAGGACCCGTTTAAAAACTCAACTTAAAGACTCAACATGGGTTGTAAATAGACAAAAGCATTGTCATTTCACTACTGCAGTAGAGTGACAACGCCTTTCTTTTAATAAATAAGCAAGAATAATTAGGATAGGAAAAACGGGAATGGAATAATTTAGCGCATACTTTCAGCAACTCTCATTTCAACGTCCTTAACCAAGGCCTCAATTAAATGGGGCAGCGGAGTGCGCGGGACCCCAATGAAATGAACATTCCCGCGTTGGATCGGAATGAGCAGCTTGTCAGCTTTGCTGTCGGAAATTGCACCGGCCATAGCGGGTGTAATTTCTCCCAACAAGCCATATACCATAATTATAGCTACTGAACCGGCGATGAGATCTACTCTCCCGGCGTTATAGCAAATTGCCGATTCACCGGAAGCTCCCTCAGTTGCTCCGGCGCGCAGCATCGCTCCCGTAGCTAAAGCGTTGGTTCCCAACGCTAAAATTTCTAACTCAGGAATTCCTTTACGCAACTGCTCTACGATATGTTTGCCAATTCCGCCGCCTTGCCCGTCGATAACAGCTATCCGCATAATACCCTCCTCCGTCTGCTTAACAAATCCGCGGCAAGTGCTCGCCTTCAAGCATGCCAAGGATTCGCTTCCCGCCAAGAGGAGTTTTCAAGAGCACAAGTCCTGGTTTTCCTTCCATAACTACCCCTATTTGGGCAGCTCCTTGACCCAAGGGATGAGAATGCATTTTATGAAGGATTGTCTCCGCTGCCTCAGGTTTGACAATGACTAAAGCCTTACCTTCATTAGCCAGGTAAAGAGGGTCAAGTCCCAGCATATCGCAGGCTCCTTTTACCCCTGGCAGGATTGGCAGGGCCTCTTCATCCAAAAGCATGCATACTCCCCCTTGTTGAGCTAATTCATTTAAGGTGGTTGCTACCCCGCCCCGGGTGGGGTCACGCATACATTTTACCCCTGTTTGAAAAAAACAATCAATAAGGCCGTTGAGAGGCGCACAGTCGCTAGTCACCGGGGTTTCAAACTCAAGTCCTTCACGTTCTGACAAAATAGCAATCTCATGATCTCCGATTGTTCCGGTGACAAGTATCACATCTCCTGGCTGAATTTGCTGAGGATTAACTAACGTGCGAGAGACATAGCCTATGCCTGTTGTATTTATAAACAACTTGTCGGCACTTCCCCGTTCCACGACTTTGGTATCACCGCAGACAATAGCAATATTGGCTTCCTTAGCAGTTTCTGCTATGCTCTGAATAATTTGCTCCAGTTCCGCAATCGGTAAGCCCTCCTCCAAAATTAACGCTAAGGATAAAAACATAGGGGCCGCGCCGCTTACCGCTAGATCATTGACTGTTCCGCATACTGCCAGTCTGCCGATATTTCCTCCGCGAAAAAACAAAGGGGAAACCACAAAGGAATCTGTCGTTATGGCCAGTTGCTCCTGCCCCGGCAGTATTGTTGCGTCATTCATTTGATTCAAAAAAGAATTCCCTAAATACTTTTGAAAAAGAGAGGTGATTAATTCGTGGCTAAGCCGTCCGCCGCTTCCATGGGCCATCAAAATGCGTTCCATTAATCATCGCTCCTTTGAAAATATCGGTAATAAGCTGCGCAAGACCCTTCTGAAGAGACCATACAGGGCCCAACGGGTTTAAGAGGCGTACAGCGTTTACCAAATAAGGCACATTGAGTAGGATAAATTCGTCCTTTCAAAACTTCGCCGCATTGACACCCTGGTGTCTCAGGCGAATGGAAAACCGGTAAGGAAAATTTGCGAGCTGCATCCCAAGAAGCATACTCCTCCCGAATTCCCAAGCCACTTTTCGGAATCAGCCCCATTCCTCTCCAGGAGGCATCCACCGGTTCAAAAACCTTCTGCACAATCATTTGAGCGTGAGGGTTACCTTCCACCTTGGCAACTCGGCGATATTGAATTTCGATTTCCGAACGTCCCTGCTGTCGCTGGCGAAGCAGCATTACAACAGCCTCTAAAATGTCCAGAGCCTCAAATCCTGTCACAACCCCCGGTTTGCCGAATTCTTCAGCCATAAATTCTATTGGTTTCGTTCCAATAATGGCACAGACATGTCCGGGATCCAGAAACGCGTCCACTTCCAGTTCCTTATCTTCTGCCAATAGCCTTAAAACGGGAGGAACAACCTTATGCATTGACAGAACGCTGTAATTGTTAATCCCTTCTCGCTTAGCGATATCCAAGCTGACAGCTACTGTGGGAGTAGTAGTTTCAAAACCCACTCCCAGAAAAACAACGTCCTTCTCAGGGTTCTTCTTGGCAATTTCCAGCGCATCCTGGGTTGAATATACGACCCGAACATCGGCACCTTCTGCCTTTAAGGCCTGCAAATTCTTATCACTGCCGGGAACTCTGATCATATCACCAAAGGTTGTAGTGATAACATTAGGTTGAGCAGCCAGATGCAAATAGCGATCAATGTCACTGCTGTCTGTTACACATACAGGACATCCCGGACCGGAGATTAAGCGGACCGTTGGCGGCAGCAACTCCCTTAAGGCATTTTTAGCGATAGCCACTGTATGAGTTCCGCAGACTTCCATAATTGTAAAAGGCTTGACGGCTAAGGCCTGTATCTCCGCAAGATACTCTTCTGCCTTAGCTAATACCTCCTTACTCCCCTTCTTCATAGGCATCGGCAACCTCCAGCAATAATTCTTCAGTTTCTTTGGCGCTCTGATCATCAATAACCCCAATAGCAAACCCTGCATGAACTAAAACATATTCGCCAATCCTGACCTCCGGAACCAAATCAATACTGACAATTCGTTCATTTCCCATCATATCCACCTTGGCGATGATACCGTCAATTGAGACAATCTTAGCTGGAATGGCTAAACACATTTTTATAACACCTCGTTTGCAATTAATACTTGTCCGAAAGCCAGCCCGCCGTCTCCTGGCGGCAAGGTCCGAGAACGTATGACTTTGAGATTTGTAGTTTCTAAGTTCTGAAGAACTAACTCTGTCAGAAGTTTATTTTGGAACACTCCACCGCTTAAGGCAAGAAAACCTTCCTTTTGAAATTTCTTGGCCAGCTCTGCGATAGCTCGTGCCATAGTCAGGTGAAAACGATAGGCAATTTTTCCGCGAGATATCCCTTGCGTCAAGTCCAGCACCATTGATTTAAAAAGCGGTGCAACTCCAAGAATATATTCGCCCTCCTCTGTTCTTAATTCAAACGGATACTCTGAAATCACCTCTGCTCTGCCGTCGGTGCTCTCAGACAATGATTGTTTAAAAAATCTTGCTGCTTCGCTCTCTAATTCGATAGCGGCTTGTCCTTCATAAGTCACCTCAGTACAAATCCCCATCAAACCGCTGACTGCATCAAAGAGTCGACCCGCACTGGAAGTCTGAAAAACTTGAATCTTCTTTTCTAACTGGCGATCTAAAATTTGGCGTTCATTCTGGGAAAAAGACTTCCATAAAGGCAGCGTTTTCAGCCAATCTTCCTCTGCAAGAAGCGTTTTGAGGTAAGCATAGGCAATGCGCAGAGGATGTTTAACCCCCGCATCTCCGCCGGGAAGCGGCAAATACTCAAGATGTCCCAGGCGTTCGCAACTTGCTGCATTTCCATAGAGAACTTCAAAACCCCAGATACAATGATCGCTGCCAAAACCTGTCCCGTCACAAATAATTCCCAAAGTAGGTTCAGATATGTTCCATTCTCCCAAGACACTCACTAGATGAGCATGATGATGCTGAACCGGCAATTTGGGATAGTCCTCCTCTTGAGCAAATCTCGTTGAATAATAATTAGGATGTTTATCGTGGGCTATGACAGAAGGGGTGATGTTGACGACCCGTTGGAAGGATTCCAATTCCTGTTGAAAGCGCTCCATTGTCTCGAAACCTTCCAAGTCCCCGAGATACTGACTTAAAAAAGCGCGTTGATTATGTGCTAAACAGAAAGCATTCTTTAAATCCCCGCCGACTCCCAAGAGTGGTTTCTTAAAGCGAGAAGACGTCAGCACAATCGGCAAGGGCACATAACCTCTGGCCCTGCGTAAAAAAACCGGTTCCTCTCCTATGACTTGTACCACCGAATCGTCGCAAGGATGATATATCTCCCGGTCGTGTACTAAAAAATAATCAGCGATACCTTGCAGAGCTGTCAAAGCCTCCTCATTCCTATAGATCAAAGGGCGACCGCTGAGATTGGCGCTGGTTACGATGAGAAAATCATAAGGCCCTTTAAAAAGAAGATGGTGAAGCGGCGTATAGGGCAGCATCACTCCAAGGGTATGAATACCGGGAGCAATGTTCTCCGGCAATGATGAAGAAAAGTTTTGAACACGCTCCAAAATCACGATGGGAGCAGCCGGGCTTAGTAATAATTCCTCTTGTTTATTTTCTATTTTCACTTCTTTACGTGCTTTTTCTATGGATCTGGCCATAAGAGCAAAGGGTTTGGCTCCCCGTTCTTTGCGCTTGCGCAAACGTTCTATTGCCTGTTCGTTGCGAGCATCACAAACCAGATGAAATCCGCCGAGTCCCTTTACTGCAAGAATCCCTCCCTGAAGCAATTGTTCAATGCCAATCCCGGAAAGCTGCTGACCTGAACTATCAAGCAGCTTAACCTTCGGTCCGCAATTTTTACAGGCAACTGGCTGGGCATGAAAACGCCGGTCCCGGGGATTTTGATATTCCTCTCCACAAGCTTCACACATAGGAAACGTTGACATGGTTGTTTGGGCACGGTCATAAGGCACATCACGAATAATCGTATAGCGTGGTCCGCAATTTGTACAATTAGTAAAAGGATACTCAAAACGACGGTTGTTCTCTTCCGCCATGTCTTGCAAACAATCCTGGCAAGTAGCAACATCAGGAGAGATTAAAACGTCCGCTTCCTGTTGAGCTTCGCTTTGAGTGATCTTAAAAGATTCGTAACTCTCCGCTCTGGCTTCTTCAGATCGAATCGATAATATTTTGGCTAACGGCGGTGCATCGGAAAGCAAACGCTGAAAGAAAACATCAAGAGATTCCCCCTCGGCATGAATAGTCACACCCTTGCTCGAATTATTGACCCATCCTTTAATGTCTAATTCCTCAGCAAGTTTAAATACGAAAGGACGAAAACCCACTCCTTGGACAATTCCATTTAAATATATTTTCTTCGCATTTAGGGTCATTTCCTTCTTCCAGCTTTCTGATTTCTTCATAAAAACCTACTGTTTAGTAATTAATGCAGAATTTGATCAATAATGTCGACCAAACTTCTGATAACCCCCTTATTTTACACGTCGTACTCCCTATTCTACAAGTCTTTTAACAAATAAAATAATTTAGAAAAAACTATTTTTGCACTTTATTCTACTTAATTCTGAATAATTGTTAAACACAAGCAGGAAAAAAATAGCTTATCTCGAATAGATAATAATTAAGAAATTTCTATTTTTTACCCGTGTCAAAAAAGGGGACAAGACATATTTAGGAGGTGTTCATCAAATTATGGGGAATTTCGATCTACTCAAAGTCAAAGGGGTTTCTCGGCGTGATTTCATGAAGTTAATTGGCGCAACAACAGCCGCGCTTGGATTACCCGAATTATTCGTACCCCAAGCAGCTTCAGCTATGGAACAAGCAATTAAGAAGCCCCCGGTTATTTGGTTGGAAGGAATGGATTGTACTGGATGTACGGAATCAACCATCGCAACGTTAAATCCCTCAGCTGCCGAACTCGTTCTTGACATGATCTCAATCCGGTACCATGAAACAATTATGGCCGGATCTGGAAATACTGCTGAAGAAGCCTATCAAGACGCACTCAAAGATAAATTCATACTCGTCGTTGAAGGTTCTACTCCCGCTCAGGAAGATCGTTACTGCATGGTCGGAGGAAAGCCCTTCCGTAAAACACTTATCGAAGCCTCTAAAAAGGCTCAAGCCATTATCGCTATCGGAAGCTGCGCTTCCGAAGGCGCCGGAATCCCCGGAGCCTGCGCAACAGGAGCTGTGGGAGTTTCTGAGATACTTAAAGCTGAGGGTATTACAACTCCCCTTATCAATCTTCCCTGCTGCCCGGTTAAACCAACCACCCTTATCGGCACGATCCTCTATTATCTCACTTATCAGAAGGTTCCGCCACTTGACTCGCAAAATCGTCCTGTAGCCTTCTATGGTACATTATTACATGACAACTGCCCTCGCCGCGGTCATTTCGAAAACGGAGAGTTCCTCACGGATTGGAATAACCCGGCTCAAAAGGAATATTGCCTGCTTCTAAAAGGATGCAAAGGACCGAAGACATTCACGGACTGTGCTCAAGTATGGTGGAATGACAATGCTAACTTCTGTATCAATGCCGGTTCTCCCTGTTCCGGTTGTTCCGAGAAAAGTTTCTATAAGGAATTCACACCCTTATATGCAAAACAGGAAAATTTCAAACTTCCAGGCATAGGTCAAGTTAATACCGATACGGTTGGAGCTGTCATTGGAGGGGCCGCCGCTATAGGTCTCGGAGTTCACCTAATTGCTACTGCTGCCAGCGGAAGACTGACTAACCAAGGTCACGGACATAATCAAGGCCACGACCACAAGGAGGATTTATAAGATGACAAAAATTGTTGTCGATCCCTTAACACGAATAGAAGGACACCTAAAGGTAGAAGTTGAAGTTGAAAATGGCAAAATTTCCGATGCACATGTTGTAGGCACCATGTACCGGGGAATTGAAGCAATGCTGCGCGGAAAAGATCCTCGGGATGCCACCTATGTGACTGAGCGTGTTTGCGGCGTTTGTGCCGGTTCCCACGGCTGGGCCTCCTCTCAGGCATTAGATAAAGCCTTCGGTGCTAGCGTTCCGGCTGGAGGACGTCTTATCCGCAATCTCATAATAGGCGCCATGTGGCTGCACGATCATCCCTTACATTTTTATCATCTTAGTGCACTGGATTATTTAGATGTTATGGCCGTTGCCCAATACCAAGGCAAAGACCCGGCTCTCTTAGCTGTTAAAGATAAAATAGTAAAACTGGCCGCCGCTGGAGATACTGCACCTTTGACGCCGCGTTATAAACCCGATGAATTCAGTGTCAAAGACCCTGAATTAGTAACGATGGCAGTTGCCCACTATCTCAAGGCCTTAGAAATGCAAGCTAAAGCAAAGAAGATGTCGGCCTTGTTTGCCGGCAAACAGCCACACCAATCCTCAATTGTTGTGGGTGGAGTAACGATACTGC is a window encoding:
- a CDS encoding HypC/HybG/HupF family hydrogenase formation chaperone; its protein translation is MCLAIPAKIVSIDGIIAKVDMMGNERIVSIDLVPEVRIGEYVLVHAGFAIGVIDDQSAKETEELLLEVADAYEEGE
- the hypE gene encoding hydrogenase expression/formation protein HypE; protein product: MERILMAHGSGGRLSHELITSLFQKYLGNSFLNQMNDATILPGQEQLAITTDSFVVSPLFFRGGNIGRLAVCGTVNDLAVSGAAPMFLSLALILEEGLPIAELEQIIQSIAETAKEANIAIVCGDTKVVERGSADKLFINTTGIGYVSRTLVNPQQIQPGDVILVTGTIGDHEIAILSEREGLEFETPVTSDCAPLNGLIDCFFQTGVKCMRDPTRGGVATTLNELAQQGGVCMLLDEEALPILPGVKGACDMLGLDPLYLANEGKALVIVKPEAAETILHKMHSHPLGQGAAQIGVVMEGKPGLVLLKTPLGGKRILGMLEGEHLPRIC
- the hypF gene encoding carbamoyltransferase HypF, translated to MKKSESWKKEMTLNAKKIYLNGIVQGVGFRPFVFKLAEELDIKGWVNNSSKGVTIHAEGESLDVFFQRLLSDAPPLAKILSIRSEEARAESYESFKITQSEAQQEADVLISPDVATCQDCLQDMAEENNRRFEYPFTNCTNCGPRYTIIRDVPYDRAQTTMSTFPMCEACGEEYQNPRDRRFHAQPVACKNCGPKVKLLDSSGQQLSGIGIEQLLQGGILAVKGLGGFHLVCDARNEQAIERLRKRKERGAKPFALMARSIEKARKEVKIENKQEELLLSPAAPIVILERVQNFSSSLPENIAPGIHTLGVMLPYTPLHHLLFKGPYDFLIVTSANLSGRPLIYRNEEALTALQGIADYFLVHDREIYHPCDDSVVQVIGEEPVFLRRARGYVPLPIVLTSSRFKKPLLGVGGDLKNAFCLAHNQRAFLSQYLGDLEGFETMERFQQELESFQRVVNITPSVIAHDKHPNYYSTRFAQEEDYPKLPVQHHHAHLVSVLGEWNISEPTLGIICDGTGFGSDHCIWGFEVLYGNAASCERLGHLEYLPLPGGDAGVKHPLRIAYAYLKTLLAEEDWLKTLPLWKSFSQNERQILDRQLEKKIQVFQTSSAGRLFDAVSGLMGICTEVTYEGQAAIELESEAARFFKQSLSESTDGRAEVISEYPFELRTEEGEYILGVAPLFKSMVLDLTQGISRGKIAYRFHLTMARAIAELAKKFQKEGFLALSGGVFQNKLLTELVLQNLETTNLKVIRSRTLPPGDGGLAFGQVLIANEVL
- a CDS encoding hydrogenase small subunit, with product MGNFDLLKVKGVSRRDFMKLIGATTAALGLPELFVPQAASAMEQAIKKPPVIWLEGMDCTGCTESTIATLNPSAAELVLDMISIRYHETIMAGSGNTAEEAYQDALKDKFILVVEGSTPAQEDRYCMVGGKPFRKTLIEASKKAQAIIAIGSCASEGAGIPGACATGAVGVSEILKAEGITTPLINLPCCPVKPTTLIGTILYYLTYQKVPPLDSQNRPVAFYGTLLHDNCPRRGHFENGEFLTDWNNPAQKEYCLLLKGCKGPKTFTDCAQVWWNDNANFCINAGSPCSGCSEKSFYKEFTPLYAKQENFKLPGIGQVNTDTVGAVIGGAAAIGLGVHLIATAASGRLTNQGHGHNQGHDHKEDL
- the hypD gene encoding hydrogenase formation protein HypD; its protein translation is MPMKKGSKEVLAKAEEYLAEIQALAVKPFTIMEVCGTHTVAIAKNALRELLPPTVRLISGPGCPVCVTDSSDIDRYLHLAAQPNVITTTFGDMIRVPGSDKNLQALKAEGADVRVVYSTQDALEIAKKNPEKDVVFLGVGFETTTPTVAVSLDIAKREGINNYSVLSMHKVVPPVLRLLAEDKELEVDAFLDPGHVCAIIGTKPIEFMAEEFGKPGVVTGFEALDILEAVVMLLRQRQQGRSEIEIQYRRVAKVEGNPHAQMIVQKVFEPVDASWRGMGLIPKSGLGIREEYASWDAARKFSLPVFHSPETPGCQCGEVLKGRIYPTQCALFGKRCTPLKPVGPCMVSSEGSCAAYYRYFQRSDD